From a single Phalacrocorax carbo chromosome 10, bPhaCar2.1, whole genome shotgun sequence genomic region:
- the LOC104051463 gene encoding parvalbumin, thymic CPV3, whose product MSLTDILSPSDIAAALRDCQAPDSFSPKKFFQISGMSKKSSSQLKEIFRILDNDQSGFIEEDELKYFLQRFECGARVLTTSETKTFLAAADHDGDGKIGAEEFQEMVQS is encoded by the exons ATGAGCCTTACAGACATTCTAAGCCCTTCTGatattgctgctgctctgcgGGACTGCCAAG ctccAGATTCCTTTAGTCCCAAAAAATTCTTTCAGATCAGTGGGATGTCTAAAAAGAGTAGCAGCCAGCTCAAGGAGATCTTCCGGATTCTCGACAATGATCAAAGTGGCTTTATTGAAGAAGATGAACTCAA GTATTTCCTTCAGAGGTTTGAGTGTGGAGCCAGAGTGTTAACCACCTCAGAAACCAAGACCTTCTTGGCAGCTGCAGATCATGATGGGGATGGTAAAATTGGGGCCGAAG AATTCCAGGAAATGGTGCAGTCTTAG
- the LOC135315226 gene encoding parvalbumin beta-like: protein FDYKAFFIKVGLNSRSKDWLTKVFGILVKDRSGFIEEDELKLFLQNFSSSARALTDAETKAFLAAGDSDGDGKIGVDGKTVFIKRSSICL from the exons TTCGATTACAAAGCCTTTTTTATCAAAGTTGGTCTCAACTCCAGGTCCAAAGACTGGCTTACCAAAGTGTTTGGAATTCTTGTCAAGGACAGGAGTGGCTTTATTGAGGAAGATGAACTGAA ACTTTTCCTGCAGAATTTCTCATCCAGTGCTAGAGCTTTGACTGATGCTGAGACCAAGGCATTCCTGGCAGCAGGTGATAGTGATGGAGATGGTAAAATTGGAGTGGATGGTAAGACTGTCTTTATTAAACGGAGTAGTATctgcctttga